CTAACAGAAGGCTCATTGCTTTATCCTGCTCGGAAACTTTTGAAACTTCAGGTTCTTTTTTATTTTTTGGATTGGCATTTTGAGCAGGAAGATAAAGGTTAGCATTGATATCTGCTCCTGAAAGGAATACATTTCCAACGTTGAAAGCATTATTTTCAAGATCAAGTTTGTTGACCTTTGTACTTAATTCTTTGAATAAAACTTTAGCATAGGTTTTGGTGTTTTCATCACCATAATCAATATCAAAGTGAGTCAGTTTGATTCCTCTCAACCCAATATTCATCGGTTTTTTTTGATTCAGGGAATCTACTTTTTTCTCCACCTTCTTAGAAACTTCTTCTACAATTCCCTGTTTCAGTTTTAATTTTAACCCATCAAGATTAATATCATTGACAGCGTAGGTATTTTTATTAAGGTCGAATTTTTTGACCCTGGTATCAAACGATTTAAAATAGAGATTAATATCATTCTTCGACTGTTGGTCATTGAAGGTAACCCCAATATCTTTTAAATTGATTTTATCCAGAGAAATAATGAAAGGCTTGGAAGAACTTTCTTCTTTATCACTGCTCGCAAAGGCATCAATAATATAATCAAAATTGAATTTGCCATCCGGTTTTCTGACTACGTTGGCGCGGGCACCTTCCATGTCTACAGAGGTAATATCCGCAGTAGAGTTGATAAGCTTAAGCATATGTAAACCCACATCCAGCTTTTTTACGGCTAAAAGAGTATCTACATCCTTGCCTTTGAGGTAGAGATTTTCCATCACAAGACTGTTAGGAAAGCCAATGTAGACTCTCTCCAGACTTACTTTGGTTTTAATTTTTTTCTCCAGGTAAACAATCAATCGATCTTTGATGAAGTTTTGAACGGCTGGAAGTCTTAGGCTTAGGATCAACAGGGTAAGAAGAACCAATATTGAAATAAAGGTTATTGCAATACGCCTTAAAAGTTTGCTAGTGTTGATTTTCAGTTTCAAAAGTGAGAAGGTTTCTAACAAAGATAATAATACTATTTTATTCTGTCTTTGTTGTGGTATCCCTTATGAATGCAAAAATCCTGCCTTGGCTGCCTTATTATGGAATTTTTAGTTGTGTAGTTGTCAAGTGAATAGTTGAGTAAGACGAGCCAAGGTGTGGATTGTATTTGAAAAAAGCCCCCTTTTAAATCATTTTTTAATGTTGAAAAGGTTAGTTAGCAAAAATGAAAATTCAAATGTTAGTGTAGTTGCAAAGGGGGCTTGGCATGGTTTATATGAAATAATAAATTTCTAGTTGTTTCCGTTTTCCCATTTTACATCTTCTCCCTGTGGTGCGGCACCGCCTTGAGCTTCTGTAATAGGAGCAGTTTCCTGGTTGATGTGATAAATATAGGCTGCAATTTTTTCTGCATCTCTTCCGGTAATGGTTCCTTCTTTGATGAAAGGTCTCATGGTAGGATTATTTGGAGAACCATTTTCAAGCATCCAGAAAACATTTTTAAATAAACTTTTTTCTTTAATATTGATCCAATGAGTATCCGTAAGATTAGGACCAATACCTCCTTTTCCTCCGTCTCCATGGCAGGTTACACAGTTGGTTTTGAATAATTCCTGTCCTTCTGCGATATTATCTGCACTATATTTTGCGCTTTCCAGATTGATCTGCGGAGCTGTTTTTTCATACTCTGCGATAGATGCCAGCATGGTCTTGGCTTCTTTCGTGTATTCAGCTTCCGGATGGGCATAATCTGTGAATGAAAAGGCCATCAGGTATACCACACAAAAGATACATCCGAACCAGAACAGGCCTATCCACCATTTTGGAAGTGAGTTGTCAAGCTCTGTAATTCCATCGAAACCATGGTCGATCAGAATATCTTTTTCTTCCGTAGCAGATTGCTTTTTGAAGGCAGAATTCCAAAGTTTTTGGTAATAGGGAACGCTTTTTTCTTCAAGGTATTGTTTTTTCTCTTCCTCCGAAAGTCTGCTGAAGCTTTCGTTTTCAATCATGTCTCCAATGGAGTTCATAATCATCAGAAGGATAATCGCAATCAATATCAGTGCCCAGAAAAATGGGGAGGAAAAATATCCTGAATCACTGGCGAACATTTCAAAGGCCATGATTGTTAAGCCAATGGTTGTTGCGATATATATTGAAATTGGGGTTCTCGTTTTCATTACATCAATTTTTAATGATTACTCTGCACTTGCGGTTTGGATCTGTGTCGTTTTAATGTCTGTACCTAATCTTTGCAGGTAAGCGATCATTGCTACGATTTCTCTTTGCTCAAGCGGGATATATGCTCCTCCTTTTGTGGTTTTTTCTTTAGCCATCTGATCTTTTACATCGGTAGCTTCAGAATAAATTCTCTGTACAATAGCTTTTGACTGGTTGTCTGCCCATTGATTAGCAGAGTCGATCTGCGCTTTTGTGTAAGGAACATCAAATGAGTTTTTCATTAATTTCATTTTATCCACCATTTGAGTACGGTCTAGTTTATTGGTAATTAACCAAGGGAAACGTGGCATAATAGAACCTGCAGAGGTAATTCTTGGGTTGTACATGTGCTTAAAGTGCCATGAATCCGGGTTTCGGCCTCCTTCTCTGTGAAGATCCGGTCCTGTTCTCTTAGAGCCCCAAAGGAAGGGTCTGTCATAGATGAACTCTCCAGCTTTAGAGTACTGTCCGTTCTTTCCTTCAAATCTTACTACTTCATCACGGAAAGGTCGGATCATCTGAGAGTGACAGGAGTTACATCCTTCACGGATATATAAATCTCTTCCTTCAAGCTCTAAGGGGGTGTATGGTTTCACTGCTGTGATCGTAGGAACACTTTGCTTCAGTGATAAGGTGGGAACAATTTCTACAAGTCCACCAATCGCTATGGTGATGAAAGCCAGGATAGAAAGTAGGGTAGGTGTTCTTTCTAACCAAAGGTGTACGCCTTCGCCTTCTTTTCTTGATCCCCCGATATTGGCTAATGCAGGCGCTTCCGCAGGAACATTTTTCTGGAATGAACCAGCTTTAATGGTTTTGATAACATTGACTACCATTAAAATCGCTCCAGATAGATATAAGATACCTCCTAAGAATCTCATTTTAAAGTAAGGAATGATCGCTGTAACAGTATCTAACCAGTTTTTCCACAAGAGGGTTCCGTCCGGGTTGAACTGTTTCCACATTAAACCTTGTGTGAATCCTGAAATATACATTGGTACTGCATAGAAAATGATTCCTAATGTTCCTAACCAGAAATGCCAGTTCGCAAGTTTTACAGACCAAAGTTTTGTTTTCCACATAATGGGTACCAGGTAATATACCACCCCGAATGCCATGAAACCATTCCATCCAAGAGCTCCTAAGTGTACGTGACCAATAACCCAGTCAGTATAGTGTCCAATTTTATTTAAAGATTTTGTTGCTAGTAATGGTCCTTCGAAAGTGGCCATACCATAACAGGTAACTGCTACCACGAAGAATTTAAGGATCGGATTTTCTCTTACTTTATCCCAAGCTCCTCTTAAGGTAAGAAGCCCGTTTAGCATCCCTCCCCAAGATGGTGCGATCAGCATGATAGAGAAACCGGTTCCCACTGCTTGTGCCCATGCTGGTAATGCTGTATATTGCAGGTGGTGAGGCCCAGCCCAAAGGTATACAAAGATCAGCGACCAGAAGTGAATAATGGATAATTTGTATGAGAATACCGGTCGCTGAGCTGCTTTTGGCATAAAATAATACATAAGACCTAGTACAGGGGTTGTTAATACGAATGCTACCGCATTGTGACCATACCACCATTGTACTAAT
This Chryseobacterium sp. G0162 DNA region includes the following protein-coding sequences:
- a CDS encoding cbb3-type cytochrome c oxidase N-terminal domain-containing protein translates to MKTRTPISIYIATTIGLTIMAFEMFASDSGYFSSPFFWALILIAIILLMIMNSIGDMIENESFSRLSEEEKKQYLEEKSVPYYQKLWNSAFKKQSATEEKDILIDHGFDGITELDNSLPKWWIGLFWFGCIFCVVYLMAFSFTDYAHPEAEYTKEAKTMLASIAEYEKTAPQINLESAKYSADNIAEGQELFKTNCVTCHGDGGKGGIGPNLTDTHWINIKEKSLFKNVFWMLENGSPNNPTMRPFIKEGTITGRDAEKIAAYIYHINQETAPITEAQGGAAPQGEDVKWENGNN
- the ccoN gene encoding cytochrome-c oxidase, cbb3-type subunit I, with the translated sequence METQKFNYDNNIVRAFLYATIAFGLVGFLLGLTAALMLFYPELPEFLFGTDDTTIKSLASGNIQGLINTQGAMGFGRIRMLHTSAVIFAFVCNSFFCGAYYSMQRLLKTRMYSDTLSWIHFWSWQFMIVTVVITFLMGINTSKEYAEHEWPIDILIAFSWIVFGINMFGTIAKRRVRHLYVAIWFYLATWIAVAMLHIFNNLEVPLSFTSWKSYSVYAGVKDALVQWWYGHNAVAFVLTTPVLGLMYYFMPKAAQRPVFSYKLSIIHFWSLIFVYLWAGPHHLQYTALPAWAQAVGTGFSIMLIAPSWGGMLNGLLTLRGAWDKVRENPILKFFVVAVTCYGMATFEGPLLATKSLNKIGHYTDWVIGHVHLGALGWNGFMAFGVVYYLVPIMWKTKLWSVKLANWHFWLGTLGIIFYAVPMYISGFTQGLMWKQFNPDGTLLWKNWLDTVTAIIPYFKMRFLGGILYLSGAILMVVNVIKTIKAGSFQKNVPAEAPALANIGGSRKEGEGVHLWLERTPTLLSILAFITIAIGGLVEIVPTLSLKQSVPTITAVKPYTPLELEGRDLYIREGCNSCHSQMIRPFRDEVVRFEGKNGQYSKAGEFIYDRPFLWGSKRTGPDLHREGGRNPDSWHFKHMYNPRITSAGSIMPRFPWLITNKLDRTQMVDKMKLMKNSFDVPYTKAQIDSANQWADNQSKAIVQRIYSEATDVKDQMAKEKTTKGGAYIPLEQREIVAMIAYLQRLGTDIKTTQIQTASAE